Proteins from a single region of Rhinatrema bivittatum chromosome 13, aRhiBiv1.1, whole genome shotgun sequence:
- the LOC115074741 gene encoding olfactory receptor 2G3-like gives MDRKNVTSVTEFILLGLSTQLKTQTALFGVFLICYLITLLGNFLIVLLSKVDPRLDTPMYFFLSNLSFLDICYTSSIIPKMLVNFLAKRKSISFPGCAAQMFIHLALGGTECYLLMVMAYDRYVAICSPLHYTNIMNKSVCIQLATGSWLGGILNSMVHTVLALQLPYCGPNVINHFFCEVPAVIELACKDISTNKTVIFMCAIVVVMIPFFLILITYIRILSAILKIRSAEGRKKAFSTCASHLIVVTLFYGTIIFMYMRPGSSTHSDQDKMSTLFYSVVTPMLNPIIYSLRNKDVKEALIKLMMNKASAQ, from the coding sequence ATGGACAGGAAAAATGTAACCTCGGTGACAGAATTCATTCTACTGGGACTTTCCACTCAGCTGAAGACACAGACTGCCCTCTTTGGAGTGTTTCTAATCTGCTACTTGATAACCCTGTTGGGCAACTTCCTCATCGTATTGCTAAGCAAAGTTGATCCTCGTCTTGACACACCTATGTACTTTTTCCTAAGCAACCTGTCCTTCCTGGACATCTGTTATACGTCAAGCATCATCCCAAAAATGTTGGTAAACTTCCTGGCCAAGAGAAAGAGCATTTCATTTCCTGGATGTGCAGCTCAAATGTTCATTCATCTTGCCTTGGGAGGAACAGAATGCTATCTTCTTATGGTAATGGCTTATGATAGATATGTTGCTATATGTAGTCCCTTACATTATACAAATATCATGAACAAGTCTGTCTGCATTCAGTTGGCAACTGGGTCCTGGTTAGGGGGCATTTTGAACTCAATGGTACACACTGTGCTTGCTTTGCAGTTACCCTATTGTGGTCCCAATGTAATTAACCATTTCTTTTGCGAGGTACCGGCAGTGATAGAGCTGGCATGCAAGGATATCTCCACGAATAAAACTGTGATTTTCATGTGCGCTATAGTGGTGGTAATGATCCCCTTTTTCCTAATCCTTATAACGTACATTCGTATCCTTTCCGCTATCCTGAAGATCCGTTCTGCAGAGGGGAGAAAGAAAGCTTTCTCCACTTGTGCCTCCCACCTAATTGTAGTGACCTTATTCTATGGCACTATTATATTTATGTACATGAGACCTGGCTCAAGCACTCATTCCGATCAGGATAAAATGTCTACTCTGTTTTACAGTGTTGTGACTCCAATGCTAAATCCCATCATCTATAGTCTGAGAAACAAGGATGTGAAGGAAGCTTTGATTAAACTCATGATGAATAAGGCAAGTGCTCAATAG